A single region of the Syntrophotaleaceae bacterium genome encodes:
- the selA gene encoding L-seryl-tRNA(Sec) selenium transferase → MLRNIPKIDKVLDWPEVRGLLEDHTRPLVIEAIRETLDQIRQDILAAQPAVDIPAQEKITEQIGICLKNRSLPGLRRVINGTGVVLHTNLGRAILSGSLEKELSEAAFCYSTLEFNLETGTRGTRAVHVEKLLCELTGAETAVVVNNNAAAVLLALSTLARNKEVVVSRGELVEIGGSFRIPEVMAQSGAILREVGATNRTHGRDYKSAVTGETALLLKVHTSNFALVGFTSEVSVEELVAIGRETSLPVMVDAGSGTFINLQAYGLPGEKAIREYLDAGADLVTFSGDKLLGGPQAGIIVGKKSLLEPMKRNPLLRALRLDKLTLTALEGTLRLYRDEREALRRIPVLRMLTETAGELAGRAGRTVRRLRQRLPRSVSLKTLKGFSQVGGGSFPLLELPTTLIAVSIEGLSAQMLEEKLRKRTLPIIGRISQGHYLLDPRTLAEKDVADIASALQEISSVH, encoded by the coding sequence TTGCTCCGAAATATTCCGAAAATCGACAAGGTTCTGGATTGGCCCGAGGTGAGGGGCCTGCTTGAAGACCATACCCGTCCACTGGTGATCGAGGCCATTCGCGAGACATTGGACCAGATCCGCCAGGACATTCTTGCAGCTCAACCCGCCGTGGACATTCCCGCCCAGGAAAAAATAACCGAGCAAATCGGCATTTGCCTTAAAAACAGATCCCTTCCCGGTCTGCGCCGGGTCATCAACGGGACCGGTGTCGTTCTCCATACCAACCTGGGCCGCGCCATCCTTTCGGGATCACTGGAAAAAGAGCTGTCTGAGGCGGCCTTCTGCTACAGCACCCTGGAGTTCAATCTTGAAACGGGAACCCGTGGCACACGCGCAGTGCATGTGGAAAAACTTCTGTGCGAGCTGACCGGAGCGGAGACGGCGGTAGTGGTCAACAATAACGCCGCTGCAGTTCTGCTGGCCCTATCCACCCTTGCCCGCAATAAAGAAGTCGTCGTCTCCCGTGGCGAACTGGTTGAAATTGGAGGTTCCTTCCGCATCCCGGAAGTCATGGCCCAGAGCGGTGCCATCCTGCGGGAAGTCGGGGCTACCAATCGAACCCATGGGCGGGACTACAAGTCAGCCGTTACCGGTGAAACCGCTTTGCTGCTGAAGGTGCACACCAGCAATTTTGCCCTGGTCGGATTCACCTCGGAGGTTTCCGTCGAGGAACTGGTGGCCATTGGGCGGGAGACCTCTCTGCCGGTCATGGTTGACGCGGGCAGCGGCACATTCATCAACCTTCAGGCTTATGGTCTACCAGGGGAAAAGGCGATTCGCGAATACCTTGACGCCGGCGCCGACCTGGTCACCTTCAGCGGCGACAAGCTCCTTGGCGGTCCACAGGCCGGTATCATCGTCGGCAAAAAAAGTCTGTTGGAGCCGATGAAACGGAATCCCCTGCTGCGGGCGCTGCGCCTCGACAAGCTGACCCTGACCGCCCTTGAAGGCACGCTGCGCCTGTACCGGGATGAACGGGAAGCACTCCGCCGGATTCCCGTCCTGCGAATGTTGACTGAAACGGCCGGAGAGCTGGCTGGTCGCGCCGGTCGTACCGTGCGGCGTCTTCGTCAACGGCTTCCCCGCAGCGTTTCCCTGAAAACACTAAAGGGTTTTTCCCAGGTCGGGGGCGGCTCATTCCCCCTGCTGGAACTGCCGACAACCCTGATCGCAGTCTCGATCGAAGGTCTCAGTGCCCAGATGCTGGAGGAAAAGTTGAGAAAAAGAACCCTCCCCATCATCGGCCGGATTTCACAAGGGCACTATCTTCTCGATCCCAGAACCCTTGCTGAAAAAGACGTCGCCGACATCGCATCGGCGCTCCAGGAGATCTCCTCTGTCCACTGA
- a CDS encoding 2Fe-2S iron-sulfur cluster-binding protein, translating to MSTVSLTINGQEVTVPKGTKLLDAALGAGFFIPTFCHDENSPNYGGCRICVVEVKGARALVASCCIEAAPGMVVETESPTVVEARKTILELMLANHPMDCLTCEKAGNCRLQDYAFRYDVKQPSFGGARKNYEFDNSNPYISRDMNKCILCAKCVRTCKDVEDRAVIDLAYRGFKTKVSTALDASLAESACVSCARCVSVCPVGALTYTSLAGKARTWEVTKEEVKCTWCEAGCNFDLVKRNGKPVGVVAQGPGEGRPLCLKGRLGLELKYNDQPLTPMLKKDGQYVEVPWAEALGLEEILGKLK from the coding sequence TTGTCTACTGTATCTTTAACCATAAATGGCCAGGAGGTCACGGTCCCCAAAGGTACCAAGTTGCTGGATGCAGCTTTGGGAGCGGGCTTCTTTATTCCGACATTTTGTCATGATGAGAACAGTCCCAATTATGGCGGTTGCCGCATCTGCGTGGTGGAGGTGAAGGGAGCTCGCGCCCTGGTCGCTTCCTGCTGCATCGAGGCTGCGCCCGGCATGGTTGTCGAAACCGAATCTCCAACGGTGGTCGAGGCCAGGAAGACCATCCTCGAGCTGATGCTGGCCAACCATCCCATGGATTGTCTGACCTGCGAAAAGGCCGGCAACTGCCGTCTGCAGGACTATGCCTTCCGCTACGATGTCAAGCAGCCCAGCTTCGGCGGGGCGAGGAAAAACTACGAGTTCGACAATAGCAACCCCTACATCAGCCGGGATATGAACAAATGTATCCTGTGCGCCAAATGTGTCCGGACCTGCAAGGACGTGGAGGACCGGGCCGTTATCGATCTGGCCTATCGCGGATTCAAGACCAAGGTTTCAACGGCATTGGACGCCAGCCTGGCCGAATCCGCCTGTGTTTCCTGCGCCCGTTGCGTGTCGGTCTGCCCGGTGGGGGCTCTGACTTACACCTCTCTGGCCGGCAAAGCCCGGACCTGGGAAGTGACGAAGGAAGAGGTCAAATGCACCTGGTGTGAAGCGGGTTGTAACTTCGACCTGGTCAAAAGGAACGGAAAGCCTGTCGGGGTCGTTGCCCAGGGACCCGGAGAAGGCAGGCCGCTCTGCCTGAAAGGGCGTCTCGGCCTCGAGCTGAAGTATAATGATCAACCGCTGACGCCGATGCTCAAGAAGGATGGACAATATGTCGAGGTTCCCTGGGCGGAGGCTCTTGGGCTTGAGGAGATCCTTGGTAAACTGAAATAA
- the nuoF gene encoding NADH-quinone oxidoreductase subunit NuoF: MSQLKQMRSSIEEQYKEKLNRPRIVVGLGTCGIAAGGNKVMEAIKSEVANRGLDLDVDFTSCIGMCFAEPAVEISLPGSASVVYGGIYPDKVAQLIESHVVDKTPVLDLAAIQIAGDATPYEGIAVMDQSGYYKKQVRSVTSRLGRTNPESIEDYIATGGYAGIEKALTMTRLEIIDEIKKSGLRGRGGGGFPTGNKWQFVHDAPGDKKYIVCNADEGDPGAFMDRSVLEGDPHAILEGMMIAGYAIGADEGVIYCRAEYPLAIKRLNLAIETAEKMGLMGQNILGSGFNFKIRIKAGAGAFVCGEETALLNSIEGQRGMPRVRPPFPAHKGLWQKPTCLNNVETFANVPFIVRNGGDWYASMGTEKSKGSKVFCLTGKINHTGLCEVPMGITLREIVEDIAGGILGGKKFKAVQSGGPSGGCLPTEQLDLPIDYDSLIGAGAMMGSGGLVFMDESTCMVDVAKFFLTFTQLESCGKCTPCREGTKRLLEILERICEGEGQADDIATLERLARNIKGSALCALGQTAPNPVLTTLRYFRNEYEAHINEKRCPAGVCPALLTYTIVEDKCVGCTVCIKACPVGAISGEKKKPHVIDPKACVKCGACVPKCKFGAIVQA, from the coding sequence ATGAGCCAGTTGAAGCAGATGCGTTCCTCAATCGAGGAGCAGTACAAGGAGAAACTGAACCGCCCCCGGATCGTGGTCGGACTGGGGACCTGCGGTATCGCCGCCGGCGGCAACAAGGTCATGGAGGCCATTAAGAGCGAAGTTGCCAACCGCGGGCTGGATTTGGATGTAGACTTCACCAGCTGTATCGGCATGTGTTTTGCCGAGCCCGCGGTGGAGATCTCTCTGCCGGGATCGGCCAGCGTGGTCTACGGCGGCATCTACCCCGACAAGGTTGCTCAGCTGATCGAGAGCCACGTCGTCGACAAGACCCCCGTTCTTGACCTGGCCGCCATTCAGATTGCCGGAGACGCCACTCCCTATGAAGGGATCGCGGTGATGGACCAGTCCGGATACTACAAAAAGCAAGTCCGTTCGGTCACCTCCCGTCTTGGCCGGACCAATCCGGAAAGCATCGAAGACTACATCGCTACCGGCGGTTACGCGGGCATCGAGAAGGCCCTGACCATGACCCGGCTGGAGATCATCGACGAAATCAAAAAGTCCGGGCTGCGCGGCCGCGGCGGCGGCGGATTCCCGACCGGCAATAAGTGGCAGTTCGTGCACGATGCCCCAGGCGACAAGAAATACATCGTCTGCAACGCCGACGAAGGCGATCCCGGCGCCTTCATGGACCGCAGCGTCCTGGAAGGAGACCCCCATGCGATCCTTGAAGGGATGATGATTGCCGGCTATGCCATCGGCGCCGACGAAGGGGTCATCTACTGCCGCGCCGAATACCCGCTCGCCATCAAGCGTCTGAACCTGGCGATCGAAACGGCCGAAAAAATGGGTCTGATGGGTCAAAACATTCTGGGCAGCGGGTTCAACTTCAAGATCCGCATCAAGGCCGGCGCCGGCGCCTTCGTCTGCGGCGAAGAGACCGCCCTGCTCAACTCCATCGAAGGTCAGCGCGGCATGCCCCGCGTCCGTCCGCCGTTCCCCGCTCACAAAGGCCTGTGGCAGAAACCGACCTGCCTCAACAACGTCGAGACCTTCGCCAACGTCCCCTTTATCGTCCGTAACGGCGGTGACTGGTACGCCTCCATGGGCACCGAGAAGAGCAAGGGGAGCAAGGTTTTCTGTCTGACCGGCAAGATCAACCACACCGGTCTGTGCGAAGTGCCCATGGGGATCACCCTGCGCGAGATCGTGGAAGACATCGCCGGCGGCATCCTGGGCGGCAAGAAGTTCAAGGCGGTGCAGAGCGGCGGTCCCTCCGGCGGCTGTCTCCCTACCGAACAGCTCGATCTCCCCATCGACTACGACTCCCTGATCGGCGCCGGCGCCATGATGGGTTCCGGCGGCCTGGTCTTCATGGACGAGTCCACCTGCATGGTCGACGTCGCCAAATTCTTCCTCACTTTCACCCAGCTCGAATCCTGCGGCAAGTGCACCCCCTGTCGCGAAGGGACCAAGCGTCTGCTGGAAATCCTCGAGCGGATCTGCGAAGGCGAAGGCCAGGCCGACGACATCGCCACCCTCGAGCGGCTGGCCAGGAACATCAAGGGCTCGGCCCTGTGCGCCCTCGGCCAGACAGCTCCGAACCCCGTGCTCACTACGCTGCGGTACTTCCGCAACGAGTACGAGGCGCACATCAACGAGAAGCGCTGTCCCGCAGGGGTCTGTCCGGCGCTGCTGACTTACACCATCGTGGAAGACAAATGCGTGGGTTGCACGGTCTGTATCAAGGCCTGCCCTGTCGGGGCCATCAGCGGCGAGAAGAAAAAGCCCCATGTCATCGACCCGAAGGCCTGCGTCAAGTGCGGCGCCTGCGTGCCCAAGTGCAAGTTCGGCGCGATTGTGCAGGCGTAA
- the nuoE gene encoding NADH-quinone oxidoreductase subunit NuoE, which yields MAVCKCTGEVVELPQDEQLKELLGHYRDYEGALIPVLQGAQDIYGYLPAEVLEQISKELNIPFSEVYGVVTFYAQFHLKPRGRHIVRVCLGTACHVLGGSKIFDKLQEILGVENGGTTEDLRFTLESVACIGACGLAPCIMINDDTHGRLTTDGLDKILEQYA from the coding sequence ATGGCAGTTTGCAAGTGTACCGGCGAGGTAGTCGAATTGCCTCAGGACGAACAGTTGAAGGAACTGCTCGGGCATTACCGCGATTATGAAGGAGCATTGATCCCGGTATTGCAGGGAGCACAGGACATCTACGGATATCTGCCTGCTGAAGTGCTTGAACAGATTTCCAAGGAGTTGAATATCCCTTTCAGCGAGGTCTATGGGGTAGTCACTTTTTACGCCCAGTTTCATCTCAAGCCCCGCGGCCGCCACATCGTACGTGTCTGTCTCGGCACAGCCTGCCATGTATTGGGTGGCAGTAAAATATTCGACAAACTGCAAGAGATCCTGGGCGTCGAGAATGGCGGGACCACGGAGGATCTGCGATTCACCCTGGAATCGGTGGCTTGTATCGGGGCGTGCGGTTTGGCGCCTTGCATCATGATCAACGATGATACCCACGGCCGCCTGACGACTGACGGTCTGGACAAAATTCTGGAACAGTACGCGTAA